In Amaranthus tricolor cultivar Red isolate AtriRed21 chromosome 5, ASM2621246v1, whole genome shotgun sequence, a genomic segment contains:
- the LOC130813404 gene encoding uncharacterized protein LOC130813404, which translates to MTHDELHANQQFEIAHNIAHEGTKTGKGLNQIGNLQRATDTQWSSHLNSITSLMRTFSATGKVLKTVIKKGNSEKRASADAAYECLISFEFVFILHLMGELLGLTDNLFQALQRRGQDILNAICSVSSTKVFVQMFRANGWDELFIKAKSFCKKHNVEIPNVTAHHKPGKGRSHQGGNITMVHHFRVDLFIAVTDALPQELDHRFDENMIDLLFFSASLDPKDSFKSFDIDKICNLENKYLTEDFSD; encoded by the coding sequence ACTACATGCTAATCAACAATTTGAAATAGCTCACAATATTGCCCATGAGGGAACCAAAACTGGAAAAGGGTTGAATCAAATAGGAAATTTACAAAGAGCTACTGACACTCAATGGTCATCTCATTTGAATTCCATTACTAGTTTGATGAGAACATTTAGTGCAACTGGTAAGGTTCTTAAAACTGTTATAAAGAAAGGAAATTCAGAAAAGCGTGCAAGTGCTGATGCTGCTTATGAATGCTTGATATCTTTTGAGTTTGTATTTATTTTGCATTTGATGGGAGAACTTTTGGGGTTGACTGATAATTTGTTTCAAGCTTTACAACGTCGTGGTCAAGACATACTTAATGCGATATGTTCAGTGTCATCTACTAAAGTCTTCGTTCAAATGTTTAGAGCAAATGGTTGGGATGAGTTGTTTATTAAAGCTAAGTCTTTTTGTAAGAAGCATAATGTTGAAATTCCGAATGTGACTGCTCATCACAAACCAGGTAAAGGTCGTTCTCATCAAGGGGGGAATATAACAATGGTGCATCATTTTCGAGTTGACTTATTTATTGCGGTAACAGATGCACTACCACAAGAACTCGATCATAGATTTGATGAAAACATGATTGATCTTCTATTTTTTAGTGCATCTTTGGATCCTAAAGATTCTTTCAAGTCTTTTGATATTGACAAAATATGCAATTTGGAAAACAAATACTTAACTGAAGACTTCTCCGATTAA